From a single Eleginops maclovinus isolate JMC-PN-2008 ecotype Puerto Natales chromosome 20, JC_Emac_rtc_rv5, whole genome shotgun sequence genomic region:
- the rplp2 gene encoding 60S acidic ribosomal protein P2, translating into MRYVAAYLLAVLGGNTSPSAKDIKAILGSVGIEADDDRLNKVISELNGKDINEVMNSGLSKLTSVPAGGAVAAPAAAAAATAAAVGAAPAAAEEKKEEKKEESEESDEDMGFGLFD; encoded by the exons ATGCGTTACGTGGCCGCTTACCTCCTGGCTGTGCTTGGTGGAAACACCAGCCCCTCTGCAAAGGACATCAAGGCCATCTTGGGCAGCGTAGGAATTGAGGCCGATGACGACCGTTTAAACAAA gtcATTAGCGAGCTGAATGGGAAAGACATCAATGAAGTCATGAACTCAG GCCTCTCTAAGTTAACCTCCGTACCAGCTGGTGGTGCTGTGGcggctcctgctgctgctgctgctgctactgctgctgctgttggggCTGCGCCTGCTGCTG cggaagagaaaaaggaggagaagaaagaggaatcAGAAGAGTCAGATGAAGACATGGGCTTCGGGCTCTTTGATTAA